tttcgatgttgcgggacgcggatcgtctacacgtccctacttcgatgttgaacgtcgaagtagggcgctattcccatccgctcatggggttagcgacttcgacgtctcgccgcctaacgtcgatttcaacttcgaaatagcgtccgacgcgtgtagacgtgacgggcgctatttcgaagttagtgccgctacttcgaagtagcgtgcacgtgtagacgcagcatgtatgtcattatctaaatcattgaagaagatattgaacagaactgatcccaaAATTTGATGCCGTATAACTCCActtcttatgcccttccagtatgaATGTGAACTATTAATAACCACACTCTGAGAAAACAAGatgacctgtggcaccttataggctaagcGATTGtcttgcagcataagctttcttgggcaaagaccgactttgtcagatgcatgtctttgcccatgaaagcttatgctgcaaaaaatctgttagtaaggtgccacaggacttctaattgtttctgtggctacagactagcatggctatccctccgatacttgtcattCCCTGACAATAGTTAATCAGCCAGTTATACACACACCTTATAGAAGCCCCATCTAGGCTGCATGAATTGCATCAAACCAGGATCTTGTAAAGAGGCCAATGTAATTCTACCTTTCTGATTTGAACAGTGCCTTtgaaggggaagggtgggggggggaaaggcTGCAGACAGTAGCAACTGGTAGAAATAATGACCAGTCttactccttccctgccctctatGCCAACGTTTGAAAGGTGCTGTAAAGATGGAATTGCTGCGCTCCTAAGCTCTGTAGAGGAAATGTTACAAGTGCCCTAATCCTCTGTTTTTGTCCTTAGCTAGTCTGAAGTGATGGCCATCCTATTTGCCGTTGTTGCCAGAGGCACGACCATCCTTGCCAAACATGCCTTGTGTGGAGGGAACTTCCTGGAGGTGACGGAGCAGATCCTGGCAAAGATACCATCAGAGAACAACAAACTCACTTACTCGCATGGAAAGTGAGTAATATTCTGTCTTCTCAGGGTGTGAAAGAGATGGAAAATGTGGAGTACTGATTTCAGGATGTCCACTGGGCCCCGTACCACATCTCTACagagcgcaggggctggggaaaggcagggtggggggtgggcacagaaGTACGAATGGTAAGTGAGGTGCGTTCTTTCTTAAAGAGGCAGTGCACCAGTAGCCAGTGGGCATGTGCACTCATGCTCTTCCATCCCATCTGCCCCAAATCcacagagcaggagagctttctctGTTGCAGATAACTTATGTGCTGTCTTCTTCAGGAACATACCCAACAGCAGCCAGCATCCCGAGTCTCTGTAGCCTCCTTTCCTTTCTGCCCAAGGTGCCATCCTTTCCAGGGGGATGGCAGCAGCCCATGACTTgacttaaactttgaagtggaCCCTGCATAAAAatcattgcccacccctggtgtCAGGGCTCTAGGATCACTGCACCAATTGCTGATGTTTCTTAGCTACTGACACACATAAGATGTCTCATTCCTCAAGCAGTTCTTGGAAAATGGTCTCACTAAGACCAACAAAGTTGTCATTCTCATCTGGTGTGACTAGGAGACTTTGTACTAGGAGTCTGAGATTCACTGGACATCCCCAGAAATTCTTCAACAGGTGCAACTGATTGTGAGTTTCGGCTTTGGACCTTGGAGAGAAATCTGTGTGGGATAAGGCTTTTGAAATGCTTTTAAACTTTCCTAAAGTGTGCTAACTCCCTGCCTTTACAACTCTGCATGACCCAAACTGCCAGACACAGAACTATGGATGAATGTCTGGAGCAAAGGCCAGGTGGATGGTGTCCAAGAGTTCAGGGTGTTTCATTTCAGTTGCATTTCTAATTTAAATGTCATTTGCCAAATCTAATCtcatgtggataaatgtaaagtaatgcacatgggaatAAATAACCCCAACTATTCCTACAGTATgctgggggctaatttagctaaaactgatcaggaaagagatcttgtaAGTCATcctggatagttttctgaaaacatccacgcagtgtgcagcggcagtcaaaaaggcaaacaggatgttaggaatcattaaaaaaaggatgGAGAATAAGACAGAAGATCATATtacccttatataaaaccatggtatgcctacataaaaagatatattggcgttaggaaaggttcagaaaaggtcaattaaaatgattagggtttctgtatcagagaggtagccaagttagtctgtatcttcaaaaacagcaagaagtcctgtggcaccttttagactaacagatattttggagcataagcttttgtgggcaaagacccgtgcCGCAGGTGGTCTTGTTGTTCCTGTATGTCTCCCATCCACGTGTCCACCCACCCACAGGCTGCAGAGACTCAgcaggagtggggttgggggtaggGGAATGGGGCAAGGAGAaaagaggggcaggagggagcagggtaCAAGAATGATCTGAAGAAAAGGTCATGGGGgtaggaaggggcaggaggaaaaggagggagatGCACAGGGCCACAGTGGGTCCATGGTACCGGATTGGGAGTTttagggctgtgtgtgtgtgtttgagtgaGTGAGGAGAGAGAGTGTGCATGCACGCAGGGCcatatggggtgtgtgtgcacacgtgtgcaTGCATGGCCAGTGGGGTGACTGAGAGGGGGTATATGTGCCTGCCTGAATGGGAGAGGCTAAGAGTCAGCCATGTTCTGCCTGAGGAGGGCTCCCTaaccatccctcctcccccttgcCTCCCCCAAAAAAATCAGAATTGGGCATTTTCCCCCCTGCCCTTGGCTGTTCATCAAGGGGTGCTCAAATGTGGGCCACACATGGCTGGTTGGATACCTGCACATTACATGTAGTTACAGCCCTTGTTTGGCCCTGGGGTGCCAGGCACACAGCTGTTTGAACACATGCATAATTGGGCTCTTCCACAGGAGTTCCTCTTGTCTTGATGGCTATTCTCAATAAGATTTGCTGTTGTATTTTCTCCTTCTTGCAGTTATTTGTTTCATTATATCTGCCAAGACCGGATAATATACCTCTGCATCACAGATGATGTAAGTATTTTAGTTAAGGCTATAATGCATGCACCTGGCAAAAGTtagctttttttccttctctgcatattcatgaaaatcCATAATGGACACAAACCATTGAGGTTGTTTCTTTTGGTGGCATTCCTGCACATTTACACTGTGTAACTCAGAACATGGGCCCCACTAGTCCAGGACAAAGCTCAGCTATTTGAGTTCAATCTACCTCAGTATCCAGCTGTGTGGTGTGGGGAGGCAAGTTTCTCCTTCCTGCCATGCCAGTTTTTTTCCTGTCTGACTTGTGTTGCTTGCAAGATTATAGCTAGCTGCTGTTTTTTACTTGCAAGTGAACCTGTGGCCAAGAGTGGTGTGGGAAGGGAGATTAGTAGGATTCACCTGGCATTCCCAGTTGGACCAACCCAATAAAGCTACAGAGGTCAGGTGACTGTCACTCTGCAACCATTTGGAATGCACCCTGAGTCATTACTACAATGCACTTAAGCTTTGCACTCAGCTGTGGAAGAAGGTACAAATGAAGGCTGTGAATTCTTGTCTTTGTTTACCCCTTGAAAGGTAAATGAATCATAGCCTTGCTTTTGAACTTACATGGCTGATTCCAGAGAGTATTCAGGGAGAAACAGACTGATACTAAAAAAGTGACTGCTGTTACCAAAGGAATTAAGAGGAAGAGGTTGCCATGCTTTTGCAGGGTTATATGCGGTATTGTTCATATCTTGATAAAAGGATGGAGGGTCTCTAAATGGCTACATATCATGTAGGCCACTAATCCAGCTGTTTACTGAACAGTTTGCTAACTAGAACAGTGTTAAGTGATATGCAGTTTTCTGCCTGGTGTGaacattttgtttttacttaTAGAACTTTGAACGTTCCAGAGCATTCAATTTCCTGAATGAAATCAAAAAGAGATTTCAGACTACGTATGGTTCAAGGGCACAGACAGCACTTCCATATGCCATGAACAGTGAGTTCTCCAGTGTCTTGGCTGCACAGCTGGTAAGAGACATGGTCAGAAGGGGCTCTGTAATCTGTCTTGCCTTTTGCTTGGGGCTATTGTACATTGGGGCTATGCAGAGGTCTTCATCATCGATGCAGCTACATATTTGCGTAGCTTTTACCACAGGCTatgtaaaaagcactagcaaagttgCTGCAAAGTAAAATGTTTACAGAAAATGACTTTTGTTCTGTTGTATATGCAATAGACTGAAACATAAGTCATatgagacacccacgctcgaagcactggcatcaactagacgtggtcatcactaggcgtaataacctcaaaaacgtccttctgacacgcagctatcatagtgctgactgtgatacagatcactcgctagtttgctccaggctcaagctgagacccaagaagctgtactgctctaaacctgctggaaggccccgcattgacgccagaaagacagcgaactcggagaaagctgaaaagttcagagagaccctccaggaaaatctacgcagcggccctgggggtgccgatgcgacatccaaatggcaacatctgagggatacagtttacaacacggccttgtcggtgtttggaagaagaactagaaacacgaatgactggttcgaagctaactccgatgagatgattccagtcattgaaaagaagcgcgctgcactcctggagtacaaatgctcaccgagccagagtacccaggaagcacttagagaagaacagtacagcagacagccaggcgctgtgccaacaaccactggctccagctatgcagcagcattcagacctgtgccgactttggtaatctcagaggaatgtacgagggtatgaggaaggcattaggacccacccagaacaagatggcacctctgaaatccaaatctggtgaagtcattgctgacaaagccaaacagatggagtgctgggttgagcactactccaagctgtactcacgcgagaacgttgtggttgacgcagccctcgatgccgtcgagctcctactagtaatggacaaactggatcaagaaccgactgtggatgaactgaagagagccattgacagcattgcaacaggaaaggcccctggtcaggatggtataccaccagaggtaatcaaatgtgccgcggacacacttctggaacccctacatgagctactgtgcctgtgctggaaagagggtgaggttccacaggatatgcgcgacgctaacattgtaatgttgtataagaacaaaggagacagaagcgactgcaacaactaccgtggaatctccctcctatgcgtcactggtaaactgttcgctcgcgtcatccttggcagactccagaagattgctgagagggtgtaccccgaatcgcagtgcggattccacgcagagaggtctactgttgacatggtcttctctctaaggcagctgcaggagaagtgcagggagcagagaaagccactctatatagccttcatcgacctgaccaaggcctttgacttggtcagcagggatggtctgttcaaactgctccacaagataggctgtcctccacggttactgaagatgatccagtcgttccacgaagacatgagaggaaccatccaatatgacggcgcattatcggatgctttcagaatcaggagcggcgtcaaacaaggatgtgtgcttgctccgacattgttcgggatcttcttcgcactcctcctgaagcatgcctttggatcttcaacagagggcatcttgctgcacacgagacctgatgggaaactgtttaaccttgcaaggctgaaagctaagtctaaggtgtgagaagtcctcatcagagacatg
The nucleotide sequence above comes from Carettochelys insculpta isolate YL-2023 chromosome 13, ASM3395843v1, whole genome shotgun sequence. Encoded proteins:
- the VAMP7 gene encoding vesicle-associated membrane protein 7 isoform X2; translation: MAILFAVVARGTTILAKHALCGGNFLEVTEQILAKIPSENNKLTYSHGNYLFHYICQDRIIYLCITDDNFERSRAFNFLNEIKKRFQTTYGSRAQTALPYAMNSEFSSVLAAQLKHHSESKGSDQMMETQAQVDELKGIMVRNIDLVAQRGEKLELLIDKTENLVDSRVLFCATFVNPEGRLSHPSGILKLRP
- the VAMP7 gene encoding vesicle-associated membrane protein 7 isoform X1; this translates as MAILFAVVARGTTILAKHALCGGNFLEVTEQILAKIPSENNKLTYSHGNYLFHYICQDRIIYLCITDDNFERSRAFNFLNEIKKRFQTTYGSRAQTALPYAMNSEFSSVLAAQLKHHSESKGSDQMMETQAQVDELKGIMVRNIDLVAQRGEKLELLIDKTENLVDSSVTFKTTSRNLARAMCMKNLKLTIIITVVSIVVIYIIVSAACGGLTWPSCVQK